From a region of the Candidatus Brocadia sp. genome:
- a CDS encoding respiratory nitrate reductase subunit beta: protein MYWINVETRPGKGYPKNWETQGGWFTADRNNIPLPNINEDYGAPWEYNHHEVLKTEGGDSQASNLIPSPVPSGSNAYASNWDEDVGKGTFPNSYYFYLPRICNHCTDPPCLEACPRQAIYKRKEDGIVLIDPKRCRGYRYCIKGCPYKKIYYNPVEKISQKCIFCYPRIEQRKGNFCAAQCVGRIYWVGYAEDANSNVYKLVNKWKVALRLHPEYKTEPNVFYIPPLSPPTYSFAGKLTTSPRIPIEMLAKMFGDTYDQSYDQRVARIRQISDIIQSEREKVSSGGSSELIDILISRSETERFQL from the coding sequence ATGTACTGGATTAATGTGGAAACCAGGCCCGGCAAGGGATATCCAAAAAACTGGGAAACCCAGGGCGGCTGGTTTACTGCTGACAGAAACAACATTCCCCTTCCTAATATCAACGAGGATTATGGCGCTCCGTGGGAATATAACCATCATGAAGTACTGAAAACGGAGGGCGGAGACTCCCAGGCTTCAAATTTAATTCCGTCCCCCGTGCCTTCCGGAAGTAATGCTTATGCCAGCAACTGGGATGAGGATGTTGGCAAGGGGACATTCCCGAATTCCTATTATTTCTATCTGCCTCGTATCTGCAACCATTGTACCGATCCACCCTGTTTGGAGGCCTGCCCGCGCCAGGCGATTTATAAACGCAAGGAAGATGGGATTGTCTTGATCGATCCGAAGAGATGCAGAGGCTACCGCTATTGTATTAAAGGGTGTCCTTATAAGAAGATCTACTACAACCCGGTAGAAAAGATATCTCAGAAGTGTATCTTCTGTTATCCCAGGATCGAGCAACGGAAAGGAAATTTCTGTGCAGCCCAGTGTGTAGGCCGCATATACTGGGTTGGCTATGCCGAGGATGCCAACAGCAACGTCTATAAACTGGTGAACAAATGGAAGGTAGCCTTACGGCTTCATCCTGAATACAAAACCGAACCGAACGTGTTTTATATTCCGCCTCTTAGCCCACCGACGTATTCATTTGCGGGTAAGCTGACCACAAGTCCACGCATCCCTATTGAGATGTTGGCAAAAATGTTCGGAGATACGTACGATCAGAGCTATGATCAACGAGTCGCCCGTATCAGGCAAATCTCTGACATTATCCAAAGTGAGCGGGAGAAGGTCTCGTCTGGAGGCAGTTCGGAATTGATTGATATATTAATTTCACGTTCAGAGACAGAACGGTTTCAATTATGA
- a CDS encoding ethylbenzene dehydrogenase-related protein translates to MAIHNLSGSSRAITAVFVPGPITINLADPAWAHAQEMTISLSRRLHESGARLPSEAEKSRDVKIKVVHNATDIFFLCQWKQSTAHITVDDYTLFADAFAIEIPLITEESPLWMGAADKPVNIIYWRADLPGPENIVGGGIGTTQKSPDAVSQNIRHFQRWANGVWSLIITRPMAASSNNQVSFARGGSYRVAFANWKGGIDAERGGNKIVSDWQHLSIR, encoded by the coding sequence ATGGCCATCCATAACCTCAGTGGCTCTTCGAGAGCTATTACAGCCGTATTTGTACCCGGGCCAATAACCATCAACCTGGCAGACCCTGCATGGGCTCATGCCCAGGAAATGACCATTAGTCTCAGCAGGAGACTTCATGAATCAGGCGCGAGACTGCCATCCGAGGCAGAAAAGAGCAGGGATGTTAAAATAAAAGTGGTGCACAATGCCACGGATATCTTTTTTCTATGCCAGTGGAAGCAGAGCACGGCACATATTACGGTAGATGATTACACCCTTTTTGCCGATGCCTTTGCCATAGAAATCCCCCTCATCACAGAAGAGAGCCCTCTCTGGATGGGCGCCGCGGATAAACCGGTAAACATAATTTATTGGAGGGCGGATCTGCCTGGTCCTGAGAATATTGTTGGTGGCGGCATAGGCACTACTCAGAAGAGCCCGGATGCAGTCTCTCAGAACATCAGGCATTTCCAACGATGGGCCAATGGGGTGTGGAGTCTGATTATAACCCGACCTATGGCCGCTTCCTCGAATAACCAGGTCTCTTTTGCAAGGGGTGGCAGTTACAGAGTAGCCTTTGCCAACTGGAAGGGTGGAATCGATGCCGAACGAGGGGGCAACAAAATTGTCTCAGATTGGCAACATCTTTCCATCAGATGA
- a CDS encoding molecular chaperone TorD family protein, giving the protein MSQISSFPISTEPAIRSNLYKLFSLGFRYPVPEVFKTFQNGTYLKNLWDNINALPHLKTIHVQQFELSGKVQGSLGGVSFEDFVIKYVSTFDIGTPEPPCPPYEGFYRSESRAALMLSISKFYKHFDLIMSKKEGRRELPDYLCAELEFLHFLTFKETQAKIDGNPEFLRGYLLAQKDFLERHLIQWIPKFCESLQNSARVPFYALLARITSMFITGELERVTSKVTMFS; this is encoded by the coding sequence ATGTCCCAAATATCATCGTTTCCAATCAGCACAGAGCCAGCTATACGGAGCAATCTTTACAAATTATTTTCTCTTGGATTCCGTTATCCTGTTCCGGAGGTTTTCAAGACGTTTCAAAATGGGACCTATTTAAAAAACCTGTGGGATAACATAAACGCTCTTCCCCATCTTAAAACGATTCATGTCCAACAGTTTGAATTAAGCGGGAAAGTTCAAGGCAGTCTGGGGGGGGTTAGCTTCGAAGACTTTGTGATAAAGTACGTCAGTACCTTTGATATTGGAACCCCAGAACCGCCCTGCCCGCCTTATGAAGGATTTTATCGATCAGAATCGAGGGCCGCCCTCATGCTCAGCATAAGCAAATTTTATAAACATTTTGACCTGATTATGAGTAAAAAAGAAGGGAGGCGTGAACTTCCCGATTATCTTTGTGCAGAGCTGGAATTCCTCCATTTCCTGACCTTTAAAGAGACACAGGCCAAAATTGACGGAAATCCGGAATTTTTGAGGGGGTACCTTCTGGCGCAAAAAGATTTTCTTGAACGGCACTTGATACAATGGATACCAAAATTTTGCGAATCTCTTCAAAATTCGGCCAGGGTGCCATTTTACGCTTTGCTTGCCAGGATCACCTCAATGTTTATCACCGGTGAGCTTGAACGGGTAACTTCAAAGGTAACGATGTTCAGCTAA